The Pantoea vagans genome contains the following window.
TTGTTGTAATAGAGCCCGACCATTTCACCCAGGCTCGCCACGCCATACAGGTTACCGCTGCCAAAATCCTGCTTATCAGACCAGCGGTTGCGTTTGAGAATCGAGTCCGGGAAGCGTGTGGTCCAGCCGTAGGTCTTGGCGTAATCATCCATCGGCCACAGCAACTTATCTTTCACCAGCGATCCCATATCGCCACCGCCCTGATTGACCTGAGCGATTTGCGGGCCATCACCGGCGGTCAGCGCCAGCTTGAGTGGGATGCGCGTATCTTCAAACGAGTGCACCGAGCGCTGGATCGTGATGCCCGGATTTTTTTGCTGGAACGCCTTAACCGCTTCATCCACCGCTTCGGTCTGCTGCGGATAGTTGTAAATATCCCATTCATTCAGCGTCACCGCCTGGGCCGCCGCCATGGTTGCGCCGAGCACGATCCCGGCTGAAACCAGACGCGACAGGCCGCGCAGTGAGCTTTTCATACGGGACGAACGCTGGGTTGAATCACACATCATGCTCGGTTTCTCCAACAGATGACTGGCATCCCTTCATCTCGACACCTGCCTGTCCTGACAGGTTGATTCAGCTGCAATAACACCGTTAATTCATACTTACTTTATGAACAAAAGAAAGTCAAACATCGCCAATGTGGAATTTTTGCTCTGTGATGCAGTGCAAAAAGTGAGAAGAAAAGCGGCTTAAACAGCAGAGAACCCTGTGGTTTCGTGCAGATATCGCACATTAAACGAGCATCACCCTTGTGCATCAGCATAAACCACCAATACAATTAAACCACTGACATATCATATGAAAATTCTATAGTTATCGAGTCAATCACTGGGCCCTACAGGGACAGGCAGCACGGATTACCGCATAGCGTGGGCGGATGCGGCTATCAAAGCTTCAAAGGTCATAACCGTAAATTAGGGTTGATGTCTGCTTTGTGCGCCAGGTCAATTATTACACCTTGAAAACTAAGTCAGCTTTCTTTACCGTGAAATCTGTTCATCTCCTGACCACAGAGGCACCCCATGACGGCCGAAGGTGTTATTCGTCGCGCGAACGAGGCTGATTTTCCCGCCCTGTCGCGTATTTGCTTAGAAACCGCCAACGCCGGAACCGACGCTACGGCGCTCTACTCGGATCCGGCGCTGCCCGGCCTGCGTTTTGTTATTCCGTACGCGCGCTTTGCACCTGAGTTTGCTTACGTACTGGAACAACAAAGTGAGGTGGTGGGCTATGCCGTCGCTGCACCCGATACGCGCGCATTTGAGGCTGAGCTAAACACATCGTGGTGGCCTCGCCTGCAACAGCAGTACCGCGATTACACGCCTCGCGCCCCGCTGGATAGCAAAGTGCTGGATGCGATTCACCAACCCGATGAAGCCGCAGAACAGCTGGTGAGCCAGTGGCCCGCACATCTGCACATCAACCTGTTGCCCGCGGCACAACAAGGTGGCTGGGGACGTAAATTGATTGAACAGTTGCTGCACGAGCTGCGGGCAGCAGGCGTACCCGGGGTTTACCTTGGTGTCAGCCTGCAAAATGAGAAAGTCTGTGGCTTTTATCAGCGCCTCGGCTTCACGCCGATTCTGCGCAGCAACGCCATCTACATGGGCCAACTACTCTGATTGAGGCACCGCATGACTAGACTGCACCTGCAAAACGTGAAGAAGTCCTATGACCATGTCAACGTCATCCACGGCATCGATCTCACCATTAACAGCGGTGAGTTCGTGGTGTTTGTGGGCCCATCCGGCTGTGGTAAATCAACCCTGTTGCGCATGATTGCCGGGCTGGAAGAGATCAGTGACGGTAAGTTGCTGATTGAAGGTGCAGATATGACTCAGCAACCCGCCACTGAACGCGGGATTGCCATGGTATTTCAGTCTTATGCCCTTTATCCCAACATGACGGTGCGCGGCAATCTGGCTTATCCGCTGGAGGTGATGAAGAAATCCAAAGCTGAGATTGAGCAGGCGATTAACAAGACGGCAGCGAGCCTGCACCTGACTGAACTGCTGGACCGTCTGCCGCGCGCCCTCTCTGGCGGCCAACGCCAGCGTGTCGCCATTGGTCGCGCCATTATTCGTCATCCGCGTATTTTCCTGTTCGATGAACCGCTGTCGAATCTGGATGCGGAGCTGCGTTTACAGATGCGCATTGAAATCGCGCGCCTGCATAGCTCGCTGGGTAATACCATGATTTACGTTACACACGATCAGTTGGAAGCGATGACCTTAGCCGATCGCATCGTGGTGCTGCGCCAGGGCCGCATCGAGCAAGTAGGTGCGCCGATGGCGCTGTATCACGATCCTGATAACCTGTTCGTCGCCGGATTTATCGGTTCACCAAAGATGAACTTC
Protein-coding sequences here:
- a CDS encoding ABC transporter ATP-binding protein, which encodes MTRLHLQNVKKSYDHVNVIHGIDLTINSGEFVVFVGPSGCGKSTLLRMIAGLEEISDGKLLIEGADMTQQPATERGIAMVFQSYALYPNMTVRGNLAYPLEVMKKSKAEIEQAINKTAASLHLTELLDRLPRALSGGQRQRVAIGRAIIRHPRIFLFDEPLSNLDAELRLQMRIEIARLHSSLGNTMIYVTHDQLEAMTLADRIVVLRQGRIEQVGAPMALYHDPDNLFVAGFIGSPKMNFLQAEVAAVAPGAVQLRVPALGIHSLTMKIDAACREGQKVTLGVRPEHFAPASHNAEALSFSADLSFSEMLGHTNYLYLDIGEEKLLVIEERNAAEHEIGERVSYQICAERGMLFDEQGLRLR
- a CDS encoding GNAT family N-acetyltransferase, with the translated sequence MTAEGVIRRANEADFPALSRICLETANAGTDATALYSDPALPGLRFVIPYARFAPEFAYVLEQQSEVVGYAVAAPDTRAFEAELNTSWWPRLQQQYRDYTPRAPLDSKVLDAIHQPDEAAEQLVSQWPAHLHINLLPAAQQGGWGRKLIEQLLHELRAAGVPGVYLGVSLQNEKVCGFYQRLGFTPILRSNAIYMGQLL